From a region of the Alnus glutinosa chromosome 1, dhAlnGlut1.1, whole genome shotgun sequence genome:
- the LOC133859924 gene encoding uncharacterized protein LOC133859924, with protein MRQVANTLNRREERKLSSQPIANPKGHYMAEASTSHHQQVLAITTMRNGRRVYNHVQENEDEQTETPENLQKEKGKQVRNKTSSSSAPTPEIPYEPHDPFLECLKAPSHFRKQGEKIQDMMEVFKQVKINLPLLDAIEQVTPYAKFLKDLCTKKRQTRDNTLKKVFLIEQVSSIVQHSLPPKFKDPGTPTISYIIVDHKIDKALFDLETGVNLLPYSVYLQLGLGELKPTPIILQLANRSTKKPQGIIEDVIIQVDNFYFPMAFIVLDTKPVANPTKMIHVILGRPFLAMANANINCRTKIMKIRFGNLKVKLNIFHTFQQPLDKAEYFFLDFIEDLVEELPPYNLTKDPVVASMTHIKVDNCDTAQTINQANSWLPTTVKLNVPPLAIPRTSRLLLPSNILSQWSKKVNNRVTKGNDCSLTLRALHRMEMLLPST; from the coding sequence ATGAGACAGGTGGCTAATACCCTCAACAGGAGGGAAGAAAGGAAACTTTCAAGTCAACCGATAGCCAACCCAAAGGGACACTACATGGCAGAAGCAAGTACTTCACATCATCAGCAAGTGCTAGCCATCACCACAATGCGCAATGGAAGAAGGGTCTACAATCATGTGCAAGAAAATGAGGATGAGCAAACAGAGACCCCAGAAAATCTGCAGAAGGAAAAGGGTAAGCAAGTAAGAAACAAGACTTCTTCTTCATCTGCTCCCACCCCTGAGATACCATATGAGCCCCATGACCCATTCCTAGAATGTCTCAAGGCACCTTCTCACTTTAGGAAACAAggagagaaaatacaagatatgATGGAGGTCTTTAAACAGGTAAAAATCAACCTCCCACTCCTTGATGCCATTGAGCAAGTTACTCCTTATGCCAAATTCCTCAAAGATTTGTGTACTAAAAAGCGGCAAACAAGGGACAACACTCTGAAGAAGGTATTTCTCATTGAGCAGGTCAGTTCTATAGTTCAGCATAGTCTCCCTCCAAAGTTCAAAGACCCTGGTACTCCCACCATCTCCTACATTATTGTGGACCACAAGATTGATAAAGCCCTCTTTGATTTGGAGACTGGAGTGAATCTACTACCTTACTCAGTCTACTTACAACTCGGTTTGGGGGAATTAAAGCCTACACCCATTATCTTGCAATTGGCTAATAGATCCACCAAGAAACCACAGGGAATCATTGAAGATGTTATCATCCAAGTCGACAATTTCTATTTCCCCATGGCCTTCATCGTTCTTGATACTAAACCGGTGGCTAATCCCACAAAGATGATCCATGTAATCCTAGGTCGCCCTTTCTTAGCTATGGCTAATGCGAATATAAACTGTAGGACCAAAATTATGAAGATCAGGTTTGGGAATCTGAAAGTAAAATTGAACATATTTCATACCTTCCAGCAACCACTGGATAAAGCTGAGTACTTCTTTCTAGACTTCATAGAGGACTTGGTTGAAGAGCTCCCTCCTTACAATCTGACTAAAGATCCCGTCGTGGCCAGTATGACACACATCAAGGTGGATAATTGTGATACAGCGCAAACCATAAACCAAGCAAATTCTTGGCTTCCCACTACTGTCAAACTCAACGTTCCTCCATTGGCCATACCAAGAACGTCTCGATTATTGCTTCCAAGTAACATTCTCTCCCAATGGTCCAAGAAGGTAAATAATAGAGTTACCAAGGGCAATGATTGCAGCCTTACATTGAGGGCATTGCACAGAATGGAGATGTTGCTTCCATCTACTTGA